The following coding sequences lie in one Streptomyces venezuelae genomic window:
- a CDS encoding AfsR/SARP family transcriptional regulator, which translates to MDIEVLGALGVRENGRSITPTAPKPRQVLALLALHADRMVPVSALTEELWGAAPPRSARTTLQTYVLQLRELIAAALERDTLPDATGTAATGTAATGAGSAPGGTGAGAGPVRSAKDVLVTMPGGYLLCSGGGASDVRTFERLAGAGYRAMDAGDCAGAARQLREALALWSGTAFADVQAGPQLQMEIKRLDESRLCALDRRIEADLRLGRHRELLAELTVLVNGYRTHESLHAQYMLALHRSGRRGEALDAYQRLRTTLVQELGLEPSARLRRLQRSILTAGHDLAAPTPAAPAAPVVPAAAPAPAPAGAGAVPGAAPPAARVRLVPTG; encoded by the coding sequence GTGGACATCGAGGTACTCGGCGCACTGGGGGTGCGGGAAAACGGTCGGTCCATCACGCCCACCGCCCCCAAGCCCCGCCAGGTGCTCGCGCTGCTGGCGCTGCACGCCGACCGGATGGTGCCGGTGTCCGCCCTGACCGAGGAGCTGTGGGGCGCGGCCCCGCCGCGCAGCGCCCGCACCACCTTGCAGACCTACGTCCTGCAGCTGCGCGAGCTGATCGCCGCCGCGCTGGAGCGCGACACCCTCCCGGACGCCACCGGCACCGCGGCCACCGGCACCGCGGCCACCGGCGCCGGGTCCGCGCCGGGCGGGACGGGCGCCGGTGCGGGGCCGGTGCGCAGCGCCAAGGACGTGCTGGTGACGATGCCCGGCGGGTATCTGCTGTGCAGCGGCGGCGGGGCCAGCGACGTGCGGACCTTCGAGCGGCTGGCGGGCGCCGGCTACCGGGCCATGGACGCCGGGGACTGCGCCGGCGCGGCCCGCCAGCTGCGCGAGGCGCTGGCCCTGTGGTCGGGCACCGCCTTCGCCGACGTCCAGGCCGGCCCGCAGCTGCAGATGGAGATCAAGCGCCTGGACGAGAGCCGGCTGTGCGCGCTGGACCGGCGCATCGAGGCCGACCTGCGCCTGGGCCGCCACCGCGAGCTGCTGGCCGAACTGACCGTCCTGGTCAACGGCTACCGCACCCACGAGAGCCTGCACGCCCAGTACATGCTCGCCCTGCACCGCTCCGGGCGGCGCGGCGAGGCCCTGGACGCCTACCAGCGGCTGCGCACCACCCTGGTGCAGGAACTGGGCCTGGAGCCCTCGGCCCGGCTGCGGCGCCTGCAGCGCTCCATCCTGACCGCCGGCCACGACCTCGCCGCCCCCACCCCCGCCGCCCCTGCCGCCCCTGTTGTCCCGGCCGCCGCTCCGGCCCCGGCCCCCGCCGGGGCCGGGGCCGTGCCGGGGGCCGCGCCTCCCGCGGCCCGGGTGCGGCTGGTGCCCACCGGCTGA
- a CDS encoding AfsR/SARP family transcriptional regulator: MKIQVLGPLSAEVNGGSIVPTARKPRQILSLFALYPGQVMPVPTLMEELWGTEPPQSALTTLQTYILQLRRHLGTALGPGTPGTAKEVLATRHGGYLMQIPAEGVDVHEYDRLATEGRTAFENGDDATAADRFRRALALWRGPALVDVRVGPILEIEVMRLEESRLGTVERRIDADLRLGRHSELIAELTELTARYPQHEGLHSQAMVALYRSGRQASALEIYRKLRIRMIEGLGVEPSPQVQRLHQAMLAVDPQLDVTAGPRRTSTFDLYAA; this comes from the coding sequence ATGAAGATTCAGGTTCTGGGTCCGTTGAGCGCCGAGGTCAACGGGGGATCGATTGTTCCGACGGCACGCAAGCCGCGGCAGATCTTGTCCCTCTTTGCCCTCTATCCCGGACAGGTCATGCCCGTCCCCACGCTCATGGAGGAACTCTGGGGCACCGAACCGCCCCAGAGCGCGCTGACCACCCTGCAGACCTACATCCTCCAGCTGCGCCGGCACCTGGGCACCGCGCTGGGGCCCGGCACCCCCGGCACCGCCAAGGAGGTCCTGGCCACCCGGCACGGCGGCTATCTGATGCAGATACCGGCCGAGGGCGTGGACGTGCACGAGTACGACCGGCTGGCCACCGAGGGCCGTACCGCCTTCGAGAACGGGGACGACGCCACCGCCGCCGACCGCTTCCGCCGGGCCCTGGCGCTGTGGCGCGGGCCCGCGCTGGTGGACGTGCGGGTGGGCCCCATCCTGGAGATCGAGGTCATGCGGCTGGAGGAGTCCCGCCTGGGCACCGTGGAGCGGCGCATCGACGCCGACCTGCGCCTGGGCCGGCACTCCGAGCTCATCGCCGAGCTCACCGAGCTGACCGCGCGCTACCCCCAGCATGAGGGGCTGCACTCGCAGGCCATGGTGGCGCTCTACCGCTCGGGACGGCAGGCCTCGGCCCTGGAGATCTACCGCAAGCTGCGCATCCGCATGATCGAAGGACTGGGGGTGGAGCCCTCCCCGCAGGTGCAGCGGCTGCACCAGGCGATGCTGGCCGTCGATCCCCAGCTGGACGTCACGGCCGGGCCGCGGCGCACCTCCACGTTCGACCTCTACGCGGCCTGA